tttagtatttcgaacaatatgtttacaaattgtagcctatgtgttattctgatgtataagctatattattgtaaagtttcattaaaatccattcagtagtttttgcgtgaaagagtaacaaacatccatacacccatacatacaaactttcgcgtttataatattagtaggataatgCATGTGTTAATAAAAGGCGTGTAACTGCTATCTTAATGCACGATCATTAAAATCTAGTCAATCATTAACTAACTATTATTTTCCCAATAAATGTATTCAACTTCATTTATAAGCGTTAATGGGAGACAATGATTCTCACGCTTCCCACACTAATTTACCTCAATATTCCGTATTCTAAGGCTTATGTACACAAGGTGCATGTTGAATTATTTCTAAATCGTTCAACGCTATGAATAGAAATGGCCAGATACTTGGAAATGCCATATTTGTACAAAAACTGCTGACTCATGCAGGGCATGTCACTTCATGGCCAATTCTCATAGTTTGACGTGTgcaaatgtaataattttcacTTCATTACGTTAAAGTTAAAGATACATTGGCATAACATGGTgtttatgatttttattaaacttaataACTACTTTGTGTTTTGCTTTAAACTAATGTAATGTTGACTTAATTGACGACATCTAAATATGTCttcaaaattaaaccaattctTATCTACCCTTGACTTCTTATCTGCCAAACACTAAGGCGTCAAGAAATGGAATCCAGTAAAATTctagaacaatattttaacctTTTGACCAACACGAGAGAGAATGACAAAGCTCATGCGGCCATGAGCCCTATTAGCTAAACACGGTCTACGCTACCTTGATGgcatgttaaaattaaatgtttgcaTGCTCAACGTGGTTGtaggtaaaatatttgattattaGCAAAATGGCATTAATATATTTGCGTTTAAGGCTAGATgacaataattaagtaaattaaagtccgtaaaaaaaatgttgggcCATATTTTTTCTCGAATTATTTTCACGCCCGAAACATTTTCACGTGTGTATAATGATTATTAATTGGCTTGCCCTATTTATATCAGAATTCTATGAAACATGGTACTGTATTGATTTGCTTCTGTCTAGGATTGAAAAAGGAACGAATTCTGCCTTCAAGATAGTAGTAGCTATAATTACACAGTTATATGGAACATTCTTTCTGCTCCTTTGGATAATGTGcatatttaatactttatgcGCGTTTCAACGGTATACccgttaattaattaaatacttcaCTTAGTTCTTCGTGAAATTTTGAgaatatacaacttaaaatataagtacGCATCTCTGAAGTTAAAAATATGGCCCCCATCTCAGGGGAAGCTTTTGTTGAGGAAAATGACGAAGTACGTACCAAGAAGCAACTTCTTCTTCAAGAGCAGCAGACCTCTCTTATTCCTCGGACTCCTGTCATGTTCTGGAGTGTCGAGGTATGATTCCTGTGCCGCGTCCAAAGGCTGAGGTTCTTGGTACGCAATCACCACGGCGATCAGGCACGCAAGGACTACAATGGTTGAGGTCTGCATGGTTGAAGATTCTGGggaattaattagaaatattgCTTGTGATAATggggaaaaaataaatactctttCTCTAAAACAATCGGTATAGATTCACAATctcattaaacattaaaaaaagtaaCCGTATTCAGCGACGACAACGAATTACGTTAACCTTTTATTATTGGACAGTCCAGTCCAACTAGTGCCTTAAAATTAAATGGTAtcaaaggtaaataaaattaaatatttatttactaagatGGGAAAGGCAAAGAGGCATAGGTATTGACATCACGAAACAACTTTCAAGCAGGAACTACAAACActgcacttatttatttatttttattccacaacCCGCTCTATTTTGATGACGGCTTTCAGAACTACATACCTACCAACATCTGTGTACATTCGATAATTTACTTCATGTAAAAAACCTTGAAGTTTGCATCGtaatatattatgatatttactTAATCAGCTAGTAGGAGGCCGTAAAAGGACTTTTACATCAGAATCTAGTTTAcacttttgatttattattttttgtgttttacacGGAACGACTGCGACATACACAAAGTCGTGCCCTCCAAAAATAGAGAACCTCGTCGTCAtgtcaagatggtcacccatccaaggatcaaccgcgccaagcgttgttTAACCTTATGTTCGATCGACCAGTATGGCTGTTGACAATGGCTAAGTAGCCACGAGCTCCATCATAAATTgtcattgtaaattataattttatcgtAGCTGAAAGTGCTTCCTGGAGATTCGATTAAATGCTTTTATACCTGTTATGGAAGCCTGTGTCATCTGCCGAATTACCCACAAcataacaattatatttttatgtttatgtgcCTGCATTTATCAAGAACATTTTGCGGTGATGCATTTTAATAACAAGCTTTTAATTGGTATAATGTATTTTGACAAGAATTCAATGCCAATTCAAAAAgtggtaaatattattatgaagttaTCGCGTTTCCTCTTTTACttcttacaaataatatatttgttttggGTTGTCTACTCTAGTGTATTTTCTACGAAACAAACTAGTACTCACAGACATTTTTAAACAATAGTTTTTGCTTTTATATCATTAAACTTCCTAAATTGCTGAACATTAAACGGCAGCGAAATAAACTTGGTAGGTATTTATGGCTACAAGTCCCTTGCTCTAGCACTAAatcgatcataataatatttgatataATATAACGTAAAATAGTATTAAAAAACAAGTctatgttatgtttttattgcCCAACATCTAAATCATGGTCCACATGATTAACACTTATTAGCATTGTAGTTATGTTAATAAGCTAAGCAGGTGCTGTAAAAAATCATTTAGGTACTGGTTTCAACCGACTCTAAAAAGGGTGAAGTTTCTCTGTCATTTGTGAACCgattcaaaatatgtttttattcgcATATTTATACCAAAGCCTGTAACAGATCGCGGATTATCTTTGAAACGAACTCAAGCGTATTTGTTTATCGACTGTTCTTAATCTATGTTAATTAACAGACAGTCATCAGGACTAATTGGGATTACTGAGGCGCGTATAGGAATTTCCTTAATCCCCGCTAAGGTTACGATAATCGAAAGCAGTAAATATTCCTCCGAATAAACTCAAATCAAAGCTCAGAAGAACGAAATCATGTCACATACAATTTTACGGAATCAacgaaaataatattcatattattttgttattcattttaaattgaTATAAACGAAACACATTCCCGTACAAAAATTTTCCGAAAAAGAAATGTTGCAATTCCGCTAAGAAGCGTTCCAACGGAAATTGAGACATTTCTATTTGGTTTTCGTTCAACATTTCCTAGCCATCTCCTTGGCGATCCGGTTGCGGCTGCCGAGAAAACATTTGCTTCACTACCTATCGACGGGCGCACGCCAAAATACaacaaatatatataggtaggtacttctacAACGTAAATGATAAcgcaatttaaaattgtattttagaaaCGAAAGATGATATCAATTTTCAGCTACACCCAAATAGCTATTGAAATAATTACCCCAAAACTGACATTAAATAATAGATAAGTGTAATGAATTATTCATTTGTGAAATCATATTATACTGGCTGACACGTGGGCTTTAGGTGTGTCAAATATCGAATGCAAATTAGCCATCAATATATCTGGGCTTAATTGTCCCATCACAATGGTAGTAAATAGCACCTGTGTCGCAAAAAACATACGAACATGAAATGACTCATCAGTTAAATTATGTTAACTATTCTTAAAACGGTTATTACATAGGTAGGCGTCccataagataaaaaatattttagaagttctagaaaatacctaatttaaaagaAACTAGGTTCTTTCCAAAAGAAATGTTCACTATCAAATCAAGTTTCTACTTTCTCGGATAATCCTACGCACTGAAAAGAAACAACTGCCACTACTACTTATACACTGGTTCGTAAAAAAAGTATTACGCAAGTACCTTGTCGATATGCTAACGTACACACAACACAGCACTGCAGCAGCCACTGACACACGATGACAATGAGCTGGTGTCCAATTCTTTTATAGATTGCACTACGATGCTTCGGGGGAGGGCGTTCGAGCCTCGCATTTCGTAGGGTTCAAGGAAAACACACGCGCAAGTACGCACCGTGACAGACGTCCCTTTTGTTCGTCATGCTGGACAATAATTAATTTGCAAGGTGTCATCCGTGTGTTCTACAACTAGTTATTCCTAATTTTGGCTGCAAGTCTTTTAGTGCAAGCTTCCTGTTTTTTTGCAATGCAATTCTATAAAAGACTTAAAGATTTTGGCGAGTAAAACTCTTTTATCtccgatacaaaaaaaaacattagaaatGTAGCTTTTCAGTCTTAATTAGATACCAAAAATGCAATGGAATATTTATTACACGTTTAAAAAACAGTTGAACCTGAttcctatttataaaataaaacaagacaTTGTGGTTTGTCCCTTTGTCCCTTACGTTCTACATTTACTTACGTTATCTATAAACAACTTTAAATTGAAAGTAGACCTCATTTTGGCggaccataaaaataaatacagtacaGACGTAGGCATAGTGTACTTTAGTTCTTCAAAGTTCACGAGCTCCTCTCTATGTGTCAATGATTGGAGTACACAGTACATTGCTGTATTTGTGAAAATCCGTGTTTTGTTTACACGTTAACGCTCGGAAAACGAACGCCTCATCATAACTATTACATCAAGGTCACAGTCAATGCATTCGAAACAGTAGGTAAAGTCAAGGACGATATTCTTTACTGATTACCTTAAGTCCACTTGACACTTTtataattgtgttttattttgcaatCACGTCGATAgctgtttaaaaagaaaaaaacaataatttatttccttAAGGCACaatgattaaattaaaagaaatattctGTTTATGaacttcttattttttatacttctcaatatgtacctactacctaGTTGAAATGATCATCAGCACAGGTCTGATACCTCTCACAATTAACTTTATTACACCTAATGGGAACAGTAATATTTAGGTACACCCCTTAAAAATATAgaatctttaaaataatttaaagtaagGTATAGTGTAGTGGGCTCtcatactcacattcacaagTGCCTAATTAATCTTAAGCCAACTACTAAAAACGTGTATTGTTACATGATTTTTACGCATAACTGACCTACGTAAACGCATAAGCCAATATCTTCTCTAAATCAGACATAACTTCgtctaatataaataaaatttaaaaatatggcTTTATTTTTCAAGCATCTCTAAACAAAAGACTATCAGTGAACTTTTTATTCACTTTCGGTGCTGCAGATATAATGCAGTCATCGTAGTCAAAATTAGGTAAGACTCGTCGAATTTAAGTAACTTAAGAAACTATTTTAGAAATTGTCAGGTATCCAGTAAAAAAATTAAGGTCAAAGGTATcttgatttttttgcaaatagaGGTACATATCTTATTTACCATGGGGTTTTCATCCAAATGAAATTCCCCACAACTTTTGTTAAGAATAACAAAATACTTTAGATTATTTTCGATAtatgttatgtaggtactagtatatgtaagtacctactactacGAATGCCAAAATATAAGTTTATGCGAATATTCAGTTGGCTGTCTCAATTTCGAGGCAAACTTACTAACATGACTGACGATGATGTTACGGAAATTTTTGCAACAACAAATGTTCAAAAGCCCATAAAACCATCTCTAATACTTGGGACCCGTTTATTTAACATCCAAAGGAGTTTGTATGGCACTCAGAACAAAGATCTTTGAAACCTGTTCAAACTCGTGGGTTTCCACGTGAGATATCCTGGTAGGTATAGAGCCATAGGAATGTCGTGAGCTATGGCCCATCGGCATAGTAATGTGACAGTTATATAATACCTACTGTTGAATAAGACGAAAATAGACGGGCGTATTGCTTGATGAAACGCAAAAAATGCTTCgaataaacgtttatttttcAAGAGCCGGTTGGAAAAATGCGACATTAGTTATTTGCTAATACTTTTATGCAATTTTCaattattccatttactttaattaataaattagctGTTACAGCTGAGagtgaattaatttttaataaagtttcaCCCACAACATGAACATccattattcttaaaactagAGTATATTTTGAACCCGAAAATTCATAATGAACCGTTGTTTACGCATAAGTATAATTGTATCAATAGAAATTAATAAGATTCAtaatccatacaaataattgcctactaatattttaaagccgattgatttattttgtcacTTTGACCTTAAAGACAAATTTCAAAAGGGTCATGGATCAGAGAGGCAGTTCTCTTCAATACCAAAATCGATATTCTCTGTCGAATTTGAATCTCATTGCCAAATTCCGAGATACTGCATTTATGAGGTTTTTGAGATTCAGTCTACGTGAGATCTGCATTTTCATAttgctaaaaaataaataaatgtgcctTATGCTAACAATTTAATCACAAATGTATGTCAAGTGCAGTTTTACGTGTTTTTGTAAGACAATTTTACGTCTTTCGCCCGTCACGCAGGAAGCGTattggcagtcgttgcgggtagtcaagaagccagtaagtctgacaccgggctaaccaaggggtattgggttacccgggtaactgggttgaggtggtcagataggcagtcgctccttgtaaaacgctggtactcagctgaatccggttagactggaagccgaccccaacatatttgggaaaaggctcgaaagaTGATAATGACGCAGGAAGCATATTACCGTATGGGATCATTAGCTATCTGATACTGTCTCGAAGAAGCACCATTATTAATTCACATTATATTCAAATACAAGATGACACAACACTTTTTTAGAGCTAGGACATATTTCGCCATATGCCATGCAAATTATCGAAGATACCAAAGTCCAAAATTCAATCCTACCAAAACATAAATCGCAATGACATTGACTTTGATTTAATAGAGATATAATGTTACATTTTTTCACACCTGTGTAAAAATTTAAGCGTTTGAAAACCTGTATAATtctcaattgttttattaacatccataaaaagtatgaaattgggtCAGTAGTTATCTCATGAAGCTTACTTAATAAGACAGATTCGTTTACCATAGcagtatatatgttatggaccatgtgattaattcgggcattatttataatgcccgagcattatgaataatgtctagctttatcgggccaagtgattaataactatcttaacttcattatttatcacattgcacgggcattattatattgctacatgacagttgggcaatttgataataaagctatatattttatgcggtgcgagggtggcagttgttctaaaaaataaatcctgttacttgccacacattttatgattattgttttaaattatatgttctattttaatgggaaattataagtctagccacaaaattattaattggacaattgtcatctaatttactgaCTCGGCCTCctttttcttgatctcatttttcttggctcgttttttttatggtagaatttaatttggattcaaaacattgtattaaaaaccgaacttagtgacgaaaacgaatcgctgcaaaaccgactccacgtagtcttgtctgccctacccctagagtgcaattcaaaaccgcgtaggcgcggaggggcgaggcggcctgcgagctgaggcgcaggcatttgaagcgctcgccgccgcggctgaggctggccggcggggccggccagcaagccgaagctgcggtggtgagcgtgaaaaccatctgcgacgataagctcgcatgggaccgccggagccccgcagcgccggagccgtgacagaagccatgcttgctgcatgttgcatgcttacttctatgctctgtcaattgatctgggatgtgttatatttagtttattttaagttaaatgtcaataacaataaaaaaaatgaattactaataatttgtattactttgcccaaaaggtcacgggcaatatgtatagtgaccggtcaatttgattgtttgaataattattatcaaattgcactctcatatttggcattattcataatgaccgggcattatgtatactgcccaatttatcacttggtccataacatatataggAAGGTATTCTAATGTAAGTAGGAAGGTGCCTAGTTTAAAGCAGTGTACAGTGCAGTAACCTTATGGGTACTTAGCACGTTCTTATGAACAAGAGGAATTCCTTAAGTTAAACTGCCGCCAATAGAGGACAgcatataaacaataaataaacaccctgttcttcaacatacataatACACAGCATTAAAAAGACTACAAAAgagtaaatctatactaatattataaagaggaaaactttgtttgtttgtttgtttggttggttgtaatggataaactcaaaaactactggaccgattttaaatattcttttaccattagaaagctatttTATCTgctagtaacataggctatattttatcccggtgcgggcagtagctcccacgggacgcgggtggaaccgcgggaaaacggctagttgctaaataaattacgactacaagaaaaacaattaattatttaggtaGATTATTCACAAATGCTTTTATCTAAAAGAGCGATATTTCATTAGTAAGATCGTTATTTAGCATAGACGCAGTCCGACCTTCTTGGTGTTTGTCCAGCGCTCAATGGACGCAAGACGAGCCACGATGTCGCAATTTAAATGAGAAAACGCACCTATACACTCATATGGACCGCAAACGTTTGGTTTTATGTCCGTTACGCAGAATTTAAAGGGTTTGCGCAATACTCAGGCAGATAAAAggatattgattttaaaaaagCAATGGTTTTGCTATAGTGATCCTCACATATAACAATTAGAACATAAACGTTTTATGATGTTGATAGTTTGTAATTTAATCTCTCTAGAATCTTCTTCATATCTTTACATTGGAGTAAATAGGCACATAAATAGTTCATTATACGAGGTATATGCAATTCAATTTTTCTGAGGATGCTTACACATAGGCATAAAAAGTGATTGCCATAAATCATACATAATATTAACCGCTACTTTTCATATCaataaaaagcgtgttaaaaaaaatataggcctATTATAATATCGCTGTAGTTAACAAGTTACCAAGTTGATTTATATAGTTACGCATAAttaatatagttcggccattcagagaatgcgttcctgacacgtcgcgattgaactgacgacgtaactttgcaatggcgttgcagttacgataaaaatatttttgctggttgtttaccgttttaacaattgaggagcattaaaacaacattattatatcaataatcaatgaatgtagttacgtcgtcagttcaatcgcgacgtgtcaggaacgcattctctgaatggccgaactatagttatgaATATTCTAGTTAACAGATGTTGAAATTAATGGAAAAATCGTAAAACTTTACTAAAGAAAAGCTTCAAGCTTAGGTAATTTTCCACGATGAGAATAATTGGTAGAAAGtctaatttgttttatttattaggcaCCTGATTGACGTTATTCGGATAACTGATGAACACTGGTCTTACAGATCTTACGGACTGTTTTATTTGTTCTAGTAAGGAGTCAAAGTAAAGAGGATTTGTGGTCTCCTGCACAAATTATACCGATGTAgattaaacaatttaaattattaacattttatatagACCGTATCCCCatctttaaaatgaaatatatagTTAAGTAATATAAACTTAACGTTTATGTAAGAAGTAAGATCAAGTTTATTATGTTATGGATAATGATCGCTTCTAATACTTAGGTAATAATATAACAACGTTCTCCCAGTTATAGAACTACCTGTAATATCATAGCTTGTTCTGCCAGGTAGGTACTATAACATCTGCAAAGCGAAGTTGCGTAGGCAAAGCTAAGCAAAGTCAAGCAAATGATTGCTAACATAACTTGTGAAGGCGCTGAACAATTATCAGGTCATTTCAGATTCCAGTAAACCAAGCAATATATCACGAACACACCTAATAAGGtaccaaaacaaatataaaattacacaaTAGTTTCGGCTGGATGATTATCATGTTTGAGTAACGGTTGGATGCTTCCTTGTCGGTAGTTTCGCGTGGCCGTGCGCTTGCTCATGTAATTCGTAATTACGTCAAATTGCGTGGCCAAAATGATATAAGGCTGTTACATTTAGCGGTATAACGTATACAGTACGTGGATGCGCGAGCAGACTGCTAATAGCTCCGAAGAACACATTTGCCTTACAAATACCACTGTGTGTCGGGCTTAAACACTAAATAAAGACTAGTACGTAATTTTTGCTCATTAATCTTTTCAAGCGAACAACGTGCAAGCTATACGTTCTAtgggtacttacgtagtgtatgtatttttatacgaTGCACGATTTTTCTTTGTGCAATTATGTGGAAATGGGTTGGAAATTACCGGAGTATATTTTCGATACAGCAGaatgtaaattatgttttttggtCTTATGTTCAGCTAACGTTAGAAGTAGGTCGATCAATTTGCCTTGCCTATGTCTCAATAAATCAAGACAGAGTTTCATTTAACTCAACTTAGCACATCCCTAATTTCTATTTAACAAGGGGCAAAATAGTCGTTACAGCAATTTGTCTTAATCTTATGAAACTCTGCTGCTCAATTCATAATACGCGTAAGTGGATATACTCTCAGCCAAACACATTTAACATTATCTTAGAAAATTTTCTGTGATTTCAGAGTATTAAAATTTGATACtcaatagatttttatttaatatttggaaTTCCatcaaatataggtacatacctacaaaaaacAGGTCTGGTTTTTGTCATTCTCATCTAACGTATCCCTGCTTAATCACCTAatactaaataagtacctatacgatctgaacattattttaatgaggTACTTTATTTGTCTAATTCACTTTAATTGAAATGTTGGTAATAATTTATGTTGTTAAAATTGAACCAATTCTATGGTAAACAATTTGATATTTCAAGTAGAAAATTTCCAAATAGCCCAATATAGGTCTATCTTATTAGTAGTCATGCTGTTGTTTCACTAAAATATACCAACAAAAGCCATTGTGTAGGACCTTATGGGAGGTTGCGTaaactacctacataaatactCACTCACTAGAATACATACATACGAAGGTAAAAAGAAAATTCTAATAACGAAGTTGTTTATATAAAGTAAGTTTGAGGTTGGTGAATCGTATCATTACTATTTTTCTATAACAATATAGGTAGACCTCTGAAGGAAATAGCTACAAGAGCAATACTCTAAAATCACTCAATTTGAAAGCTCGCATTCAATACATACCAAGTATCATAGATCTTGtagaaacatacctacatattataacttaattacaataagtaataaaaacatcTCACTGAACTGCCACCTGTCCCTCTGAAAGTGAACTAGGTATCAGTAGGTCCACGTTTTCGCTTTATTCAGTTAGGTCTTTGTCTAGGCACAAACTCGTTAGGTACTACGGGAAAGCTAGGAATTGTTAAAGTTCGTGAATCGTGCATCGGGTGGCGCTACGTGACTACCATATTGATTCATGACTGTCAGCTGTCTCATGAATAAAGGAAGAGGTGTGAGgagataaatataaaacaaatcaatcaattatcaTCTCTGTATAAGTCTAACGGTCGGCATAACAATATTCTAAGAAAAAGTTACCACATCAGAACGAAATGCAAACATGATACACATCCAAAATTATCCATAACCAATAACCATCCAACAATGCTGATGAAAGTAGCGGCGAAAAAATAATGGTGAGTGTAATTTCAGCCAAAACTGCTCCAGGGTTAATTCACACAAGAATATTCTATcaaaaactagctgttgcccgcgacttcgtctgcgtgggcaatttggaattgtcaaaatactacttatgccgtagcgtaggtgtattcttttacataacaatataattaggattaccacttagcagcagcacgggttgatcaatcaaggtggtgtcgacggtgtgtgactatttatctaaacaaaagaagtaaagtttgtgacgttgaggaaatctctggatctagtcaaccgatttggaaaattattacgtaattctcacataaaacaaaggtctgacaaagttgtcatttgtacattttctgcagcagctgcgacaaatcaggagccagaaagtctgtcaaacagttttacttaccacggataacgcggtgtctagttcactgggttgaagagatcagataggcactccaagtaaacattggtactcaaaaagattcggtttgactggaagccaacacccacacaattgaggaatagctgggtggttgatgactgagtcatcaggcaagcgcatagtttcactacttgtattttggggattttctgtgcactcactcactatgttatgttggaattccaccgaaatgtttgcattagttcacgatcaggtaaagtatacgtccgagagagtaagtccaattcgtgtgttggcacttgaagcctgcagttcttccaagattttcaaaatgtacgctcgcaatttgtcatttcttggtggagccagcagatcagaagaaacataagtgctgtgtatactgtgcgtcactactgcacaacggtaaaatttcgtctttataaatagcacaaacgttcgctctcttgcggaggacgtttaaataccatattatgtgtcacacgtaggtaaacaggacaacagtatattatcatcgaactgctttcaaagatctgatgagcgaacagaccagaaccagaagaaaaaaaaagacacatatatttgcaaacaaattgaaaaaacttctcctaagcaaatgctactatagcgtcaaagaataccttgacgataaaaagatagtcgaatgaataacttgtgttttcctaatctactattgcatctactactgtaattagactttctagccttcttttgctgtaccctaacagggtccataatatgtacctagctttaagccccttgtaacatctttataactttatggtatgcaaataaatatgaatatgaatatgaactgacttgatcgcctcgagaaaatcagagctctatgaagcgatcattcgctttgattcctactgctattgtggtttctgaaaatgtattcaattaaccaacgatgaatataattcttagccagccgactcttttgagttctcgaaaatcataacgatggtttttgtgcaatgcacaaacggaaattcgatatactacacattcgatattcacacttctacagaattgatattaaaaggtttgacaacgggctatagtagcgtagttaaactaactgaaacaattttagtgatccttcaataaagttagagaagcgggtgtgcatgatgaacattaagagttggtaaatacgtgatgatgatgacctaattcattactattctaatttgttcatgtaccacaaaactcaagttaaggtggagaaaaggattaccaagctcccaaaggcctgggcatttgaaacacgttgcatggcatcctggaaagttacgtaattctcagccatcagtttgagcagtgtgagggagtgtcaggctttggccctagtgggcctcacaggggtttgctgaatc
Above is a window of Helicoverpa zea isolate HzStark_Cry1AcR chromosome 1, ilHelZeax1.1, whole genome shotgun sequence DNA encoding:
- the LOC124634614 gene encoding uncharacterized protein LOC124634614; the protein is MQTSTIVVLACLIAVVIAYQEPQPLDAAQESYLDTPEHDRSPRNKRGLLLLKKKLLLGALGLKAAKVGAVGVAGALALKAKAAKPKVAAASFFHHGW